The following nucleotide sequence is from Corylus avellana chromosome ca7, CavTom2PMs-1.0.
aagaaaaaagcttATGGTGCACTTGtgttttaataaattaataggGTTTAATTCATATAATACAAAACAGACTTAAATGTTATGATCACTAAACAAACATGACTTATAGTATGTGCTCTTTTAATTTAAAGCCTATTATTACTAGTACCTCATGGAAACTTCTTGATGCAAGTGACAAAAAAGctggtttgatttgattttagtttTACTCCATTTTAGGAGCGAAGGGTATTTCTATAAACTTCATATTTCTGGAAATGGGTTGTACATGGtcttagtttgatttttttattatgtttttggaattttatatgCGATTTCTATTTGTTAGTTAGTTTGGGCTTAATAGTTAGCCTATAAAATTCAAGTCTCATTAAAAGTCTAGTTCTTGCTAGTGGCCCAAGTCTTATTAAGAGTCTAAGTCTTGTTAAGGTTAGATTTAGTTTCTTATAAATATTGATTCAAGACTTTCTATTCAATATTGAAGATTATGTTTTGCTAAAATTTCAGAGCTATGAAGCTTCCTTTGAGGTTTGTGTGATTCAATCTTTCTCCTACGTATAATACCAAGGAAATCCCAAGTGTGATACTTCGTTTtgtctcctctttcttctctggATTACACTTCAGACTTCCAACAATTTTGTATCAAATTCTAACCAAGGCAAGAACTGATTTGCATCTATTATTTTCCTTATATCCAATCCTAAAGAACCCTAAACCACCAATCCAAAATAGCTCGCAAACAAccccaaaacactaaaaattctTCAGTTACGTTCATAGCCTCGGAATAGCAATTCAAAACTTGAGCCAATGCATCAGCTTAGTCTAAacgatgtttttttttttttttttgtaaatatcaACGCAACTTAACAACATATTGCTTACATAGCTCTCTTCTCTTCCAAGCCAGCTATGCCAAGACCTACCTATCTCCACTCACGACGGTAAACCAATATGAACTCATTCAGTGCATTTTTGTATTCCTTATCTAAAACCAGGCCAATATTTTTCATACTCCTTTTCACGAAATTCTCTATGACATACTGTCAAACAGATAGCAGGCCTCTTTGATCTCTTTGTATCGAGCATGTAATAACATCAACCAATGAGTAGAgctatatatatcatcatttaTTTGCAATGAAACTAAAATTCACACgcaacttttcttttcttttccatcatATTTCCTCAGCAAAGCAAAGAAGCATCAAAGTAGtacccaaaacaaaaatgatatcCTTGTTGGTAATGCATTTAAGTATGGGTGCAAACCCGTCGGGGTCAATGCAGCCCCagaaaattcattaaatttaGCGAACTAAGTCAACCGAAGgaatgaacatatatatatatacacaaacatATAAACAAGTGAATTACCTTAAGATTGTGTCCTGCTTGCGCACAAGGGCGGCTCCCTTCTCTCTTACTGTGTGTCGACCAGACCCTTTTAACTCTGTTCGGACGACGGAAAAAGGAACAGCACGCAATTGTTTGTTAAGCCAAAACACGATCCAGCTTTGATAAATAGTGCCCGCAATCCTTATGCAACCACAAACTATTCAGCCCAGAACCAGATCCCCTTAAATTTTCTTTACTATTCACGCCATTTATtatattcatttctttcttgACATAATATGTTTCAAAGTAGTTCCTTTTTAACCAGAGAAAtgctatagtgtaataaaaatatcatttttgacTCATAAAAGTTTTAAGTAACAAAATGTCACATGACCTTAACCACAGTTTGTTTAACTGCAGCCACGTAAGGGCATGTAGTCTCTTGccacttaaaatttttataggcaaaaagtgatatttttattgaactataacatttctcttttaataattaatataaatctCTTAAAACACCCCACGCTACCTAATCTAAACATTGAGTGTGAAAAACGTAATataattatttgatcaaaatccaataataatcaatcacaagtataatgatgattttaatagcaacatcattcttggagggactcaagagcaatacaagaaaaacttatagcattactcctccGTTTATCCTTGGGTAGATGACAATTAGatagggtttcaaaaaaaattgccatCAAATTAACCACCCTTGCCCTTTCTCTAtcttttttaaatactaaatagaaaaaatatcaaTTCAGTTTTCATCCATATCAAAAAACTAGAAATCACACGTTCATCTTATTTatattctatttcttttttctagctAGGCagtatatatattaacacaaGGTGGCAGGGCGCACGGATTAATACGTACGTTTTGGCAAACAAAGGATCTAAAATTTGTTTATGTGAATTGAAAGTTGTGTTTGACTAGCCCAGGCCCAGTGGCCCACCAAAAGATGATGAGCGGCCCCCACATGTTATACATTAATTTTCTTGTAATCAAAATGTGATACCCAAAATAACAGAACCCTTGTGTTTAGGATAAAATCTGATTTTTTGAACGttgctttctctcttcttgtttTGACTATTATGAAGTAtgttatattaaattaaaatttaactcTCTTTCTTTAGTCTTTGCCAAGAAATCTGCTGAAACCCCCCAGAAGCTCCAACGCTCCAACGTTGTTATTTCCCagtctctctcactctttccCTGTAAGTGACCTTAGTTTCCTCCGCCctcctctccttcttcttcttgctcatAAAGCTTTAATGGTAACACCTATTTTAGATATTACAActgtgtgcatttttttttatgtaatttggTAGATGATTATTACACATATTTTACTATCACTATTATAAGATGTTGACTTCTGAATCTGATAAACATGCCTAGCTACGTAATATCACCCAACTCATAGAATTTTAGAAACATTcacaaatatgttttttttttttttcttggaaggTATTCATATTTAACAATGATCAAGACATAATTAACATTGCTACATAAGTAGATgctttaaattatgaaaaatattccTCTACACATCCGGTCGGTGTCACTGTTGCATCATGTTCGACCGACCAAGTACTAAGTTTTGAGGTATTCGGTTGAAGCTCGTCAGACCGGGAGTGTTCATAGGTTTTCATCGAATTTCTCGTTCGAACGAGATCACATATGAATGTTTTAATTTCTGTGTTTCACCAGGTTTAAGACTTTATTTTCTATATAAACCTATTAAGGACAGGTTAGGCTAAGCTGCAGTTTATGTTGCTTTTCTCTCATATTTAATAAGAAATACTATAGAAAAAGAAGtggtttttcttcattttgtattttctcaaaaccttgatatatttttttttttggaagagtTGTGAGTTATAACTGCATCACACTTTCAGGTTCTAAATCTCATTACCAgaggttagtaaagccaaaTTAAAACTCCAACAGAAGCTCCTGTAATTTGTGAAGTGCATAGTGAAAGGAACTATCACAAGATGGGCAGTGGACAAAACAACAATGAAAGGAACTTTAACAAGATAGTTAGTAGACAAAGCACAGGTGTACCACCTTGGTAAACTCCCCTCCGCCGCCTTCTTATCTATATATACTTCTCTAGATATTATTTgtgttaaatcattttttttttttttttatatattttaattctgttttttgCTCTTCCCCCCTGCCCCTTTTCAGGTTGTCCAAGTCCACATCTCCACTGCATGTGCATCTTCTTGTAGGTGATGTGCCTTTCACTTTGGACAGAGTGAGAAACTACTCCCACAAacctttcatttcttttttctttttctttttcttttcctggaGAAGAAATGTTGCTGAAAATACAAAAGTTCAATATGTTCGAGAactcttttcatttcattttgtttatgtAGGAACTTTTGGCTGCAAGATCGGCCAAAATAGCAGCCTTAATCAGAGTGAATTCCCAGGAAGATCTTTCTCATTCCCTTGGAGACATCCCACCTGAACCAAAGACTTTTGAGCTTGTTGCAAGATTCTGCTATGGCCTTGAAGTGCACATGTCCTCTAAGAATGTTGTACCGCTCATTTGTTTTGCTCACTACTTGATGATGACTGAAAATCACAGCAGAAATAATCTTTTAAGCAAGGCCCTTGCTTTCTTTGAAAAAAGGGTACTCCCTAGCTGGAATGAAACCATTAAGGCTCTCCGTACCATGGAAAATATCTTTCAAGAAGCAGTCAATTTTGGCTTAGTAGATGCCTGTTCAGAGTCGATAATTGACAAGGCATTGGTTGATCCTAGCCTTCTTGGTGAACCAATTAAGGATGATGAAAATGTCTATAGGCCAAATGCAAGGAGAAGGCTCTTTGATCCTGAAGGGCAACCGGATGATTTGACAATGCTACCCCTCCAACTCTATGAGCCGATCATGCTCGAAATGAGTAAGCGTGGAGCCCCATCAATGTATGTTGCTGCATCTCTTTGTACATATGCAAGGAAGTGGGTTTTTCCCATGTCCAAAGGGTCGGAAAAAATGTCCACCAACGAGAGGAATTCTTCAGGGGAAGTCATTGAAGCTGTGGAGATGCTTTTATCTCATGAGAGAGGACTCCTTCCATGCAATTTATTGTTTGACATGCTGCAATCTGCAATAATTTTGGGAGCCAACCCTCATTGCATATATGGTTTCGAGGCCAGGATTGGAAAACAGCTAGA
It contains:
- the LOC132187808 gene encoding BTB/POZ domain-containing protein At5g17580-like, whose translation is MGSGQNNNERNFNKIVSRQSTGVPPWLSKSTSPLHVHLLVGDVPFTLDRELLAARSAKIAALIRVNSQEDLSHSLGDIPPEPKTFELVARFCYGLEVHMSSKNVVPLICFAHYLMMTENHSRNNLLSKALAFFEKRVLPSWNETIKALRTMENIFQEAVNFGLVDACSESIIDKALVDPSLLGEPIKDDENVYRPNARRRLFDPEGQPDDLTMLPLQLYEPIMLEMSKRGAPSMYVAASLCTYARKWVFPMSKGSEKMSTNERNSSGEVIEAVEMLLSHERGLLPCNLLFDMLQSAIILGANPHCIYGFEARIGKQLEEATAKDLLIPCQFDTECVRRILKIFYGNYTSSDISGLITVAELLEDFLAMAASEKDLKLEAFVSLGEISSAASLGAQRSSDGIYRAVDIYLDQHRYLTESEREEVCRVLECQKMSLEACEHAAKNERLPLRVVVQVLFAGKLQLNDTITKDSDDRLGKEEAAGNEDVAKVDCGGQQVRSEMKNMCSKVMGLERECHMMRKEIGSGSSRNVKKEKVSMWRDMKRKFGCISHDMHDLNCQTKKKNM